The Blautia obeum ATCC 29174 region ATACATGACATTAAAAATCAGTGTGTCAGCGTTTGTAGCCGCAGTACTTCCGGAAACCATGACAGTATCGAAAGAATTAACACCGGTCTGTACAAACAGATTGGCAATTGCGAAAATTGCATTCTGGATTCCGGCCGGGATACCAAGCATCAGAATAGAAATGGCGGCGTGTCTGTGAAATCTGATGTCTTTTAAAGAAACACGGCATTCATCTTTGCGACGGAGCAGGTGAATCAGAATCAGTCCGGCAGAAACATATTGCGCAATTGCTGTGGCAGTCGCAACACCGGCTGCTGCCATGTGAAGTACGATAACAAAAAATAAATTCAGAATGACGTTCAAAACACCGGCAATCGCCAGATAATAAAGTGGACGTTTTGTTTCGCCACGGGCACTTAAGACACCATTACCAAAGTTGTATATTCCCATGGCCGGAAGCCCGATCGCATAAATCTTCAGATACAGAGATGCCTGTCCGATCAGATCATCTTTTGTATGCAAAAGCATGAGCATGCGCCCGGAAAAGAAGAAACAGACGGCTCCGATCAGGAGCCCCATCATCATACACAAAAGAAGTGCTGTGTGGACTGTTTCCACGGTATCTTTGTGCTTTCCGGCACCAAGTGCGTGGGCAACACGGACATTGACTCCACTTCCCATACCAATCAGAAATCCGACAAACAATGTGACGAGCAAAGTGGTAGATCCCACGGCACCAAGTGCCTTGTAATCTGCAAAACGCCCAACAACAGCGACATCACTTAAATTGAAGAGAACTTCCAGAAGCTGCGAGCACATCAGCGGAATACTGAATAA contains the following coding sequences:
- a CDS encoding MATE family efflux transporter; protein product: MSENTQKKARSIEMVTGSLWKNIILFSIPLMCSQLLEVLFNLSDVAVVGRFADYKALGAVGSTTLLVTLFVGFLIGMGSGVNVRVAHALGAGKHKDTVETVHTALLLCMMMGLLIGAVCFFFSGRMLMLLHTKDDLIGQASLYLKIYAIGLPAMGIYNFGNGVLSARGETKRPLYYLAIAGVLNVILNLFFVIVLHMAAAGVATATAIAQYVSAGLILIHLLRRKDECRVSLKDIRFHRHAAISILMLGIPAGIQNAIFAIANLFVQTGVNSFDTVMVSGSTAATNADTLIFNVMYAFYTGCSSFMSQNYGARNKKRVLKSYFISLFYSFTTGLILGLLLFIFGHQFMSLFATDAAVIDAGMQRIKIMAFSYCVSAFMDCTIAASRGLGKTVIPTIIIILGSCVFRIVWIYTIFAWIHTIPALFLLYLFSWIITSIAEIIYFIIIYRKL